In a single window of the Subtercola sp. PAMC28395 genome:
- the uvrC gene encoding excinuclease ABC subunit UvrC, with the protein MSDTVSYRPKAGEIPTQPGVYRFRDDSGRVLYVGKAQNLRARLSNYFAPLRSLHERTRRMVTTASSVEWTVVATDIEALQLEYTWIKEFEPPFNVKFRDDKTYPFMAITLADEAPRVMVTRNQKIKGAKYFGPYPKIWAVHETIDLMIKAFPIRTCSDSSYKKAMQSGRPCFPGQIGRCGGPCSGKVTIEEHREMVNDFIAFMNGHDKRFVTEATKRMREASEAQEYEKAARYRDQLQALDAVLEKSNVVLADSVDTDLFGIEHDELAAAVQQFIVRGGRIRGVRAWMVDKELDLSTAELVDSILQTAYDGFIPPREIIVPDLPDDAEELEQWLSQRRGTSKVALKTAQRGEKAALMQTATLNAKNALMLYKMRRSTDFVARTEALTDIQNGLGMPDAPLRMECFDVSHLGGTNVVASMVVFEDGLARKDQYRRFTIPETTDDTDSIYQVITRRLAYLEEGSERADSDTAAKKFSYPPNLLIVDGGQPQVQAAARALKESGVTGIFLCGLAKRLEEIWLPDDDFPVILPRGSEALFLLQRIRDEAHRFAITHQRARRKRDITSVLSEIPGLGPARVKTLLKEFGSVSKLKQASAEQIAEVKGIGEVLATTIHHQLRS; encoded by the coding sequence ATGAGCGACACCGTCAGCTATCGCCCGAAAGCGGGGGAGATCCCGACCCAGCCCGGCGTCTATCGGTTCCGCGATGATTCGGGCCGGGTGCTCTACGTGGGCAAGGCGCAGAACCTCCGCGCCCGACTGAGCAACTACTTCGCACCTCTGAGGAGCCTGCACGAGCGCACCCGCCGAATGGTCACCACAGCATCCAGTGTCGAATGGACCGTTGTGGCCACCGACATCGAGGCGCTGCAGCTCGAATACACCTGGATCAAGGAGTTCGAGCCTCCCTTCAACGTCAAATTCCGCGACGACAAGACGTACCCGTTCATGGCCATCACCCTGGCCGACGAGGCACCGCGCGTGATGGTGACGCGCAACCAGAAGATCAAGGGCGCGAAGTACTTCGGCCCGTACCCCAAGATCTGGGCAGTGCACGAGACCATCGACTTGATGATCAAGGCCTTCCCCATTCGCACCTGCTCCGATTCGAGCTACAAGAAGGCCATGCAGAGCGGTCGGCCCTGTTTTCCCGGCCAGATCGGCCGCTGCGGTGGGCCATGCTCCGGCAAGGTCACCATCGAAGAACACCGCGAGATGGTGAACGACTTCATCGCCTTCATGAACGGCCACGACAAGAGGTTCGTCACCGAAGCGACCAAGCGCATGCGCGAGGCGTCAGAGGCGCAGGAGTACGAGAAGGCAGCGCGCTATCGTGACCAGCTGCAGGCGCTTGACGCGGTTCTCGAGAAGAGCAACGTCGTGCTGGCCGACAGCGTCGACACCGACCTGTTCGGTATCGAACACGACGAGCTGGCCGCTGCCGTGCAGCAGTTCATCGTTCGGGGAGGCCGCATCCGGGGTGTGAGGGCATGGATGGTCGACAAGGAGCTCGATCTGAGCACCGCCGAACTCGTGGACTCCATTCTGCAGACCGCGTACGACGGCTTCATTCCACCGCGCGAAATCATCGTGCCAGACCTGCCCGACGACGCCGAAGAGCTCGAACAGTGGCTCTCGCAGCGTCGCGGCACCTCGAAAGTGGCTCTGAAGACGGCCCAGCGGGGTGAGAAGGCCGCACTCATGCAGACAGCCACCCTGAACGCCAAGAACGCGCTCATGCTCTACAAGATGCGCCGCAGCACAGACTTCGTCGCACGCACCGAAGCCCTCACCGACATCCAGAACGGGCTCGGGATGCCCGACGCCCCCCTGCGCATGGAGTGCTTCGACGTGTCGCACCTGGGCGGCACCAACGTCGTCGCCTCGATGGTCGTCTTCGAAGACGGGCTGGCGCGCAAAGACCAGTACCGCCGCTTCACCATTCCCGAGACGACAGACGACACCGACTCGATCTACCAGGTGATCACCCGCAGGCTCGCCTACCTCGAAGAAGGCTCAGAACGAGCAGACTCCGACACTGCTGCGAAGAAGTTCTCGTACCCGCCGAACCTGCTCATCGTCGACGGTGGCCAGCCGCAGGTGCAGGCCGCCGCCCGTGCGCTGAAGGAATCCGGAGTGACCGGCATCTTCCTGTGCGGCCTGGCGAAACGGCTGGAGGAGATCTGGCTGCCCGACGACGACTTCCCGGTCATCCTGCCCCGGGGCAGCGAGGCCCTCTTTCTGCTGCAGCGCATCCGCGATGAAGCCCATCGTTTTGCCATCACTCACCAGCGGGCACGCCGGAAGCGGGACATCACGAGTGTTCTTTCCGAGATCCCGGGTCTGGGCCCGGCGCGGGTCAAGACACTGCTCAAGGAGTTCGGTTCGGTCTCGAAGCTGAAACAGGCGAGTGCCGAGCAGATCGCAGAGGTGAAGGGCATCGGCGAGGTGCTGGCCACAACGATCCACCATCAGCTGCGGTCGTAG
- the uvrA gene encoding excinuclease ABC subunit UvrA, producing MSITEVDSVGKLSVRGARVHNLRNVDLDIPRDSLVVFTGLSGSGKSSLAFDTIFAEGQRRYVESLSAYARQFLGQVDRPDVDFIEGLSPAVSIDQKSTNRNPRSTVGTITEIYDYMRLLWARIGIPHCPVCGEKISAQTVQQIADQLMEMEAGIRYQVVSPVITQKKGEFVDLFKELAAGGYSRAVVDGEIVQLNDPPKLKKQIKHDISVVVDRLVAGPDILSRLTDSLETALRLTDGIVQVNYVDADGPDAWQTFSEKLSCPNQHPLQLTEIEPRTFSFNAPFGACPECSGLGTRMSVDADLLLGDPELSIKEGVIIPWTTQGKGLYNYYEKLLDGLSRDLNFDLSTPWNELSKTVQEAVLRGDNFEVRVKWKNRFGREMSYTSGFEGVVPYIERQYLQAETDNQRARWSEYLREVACPVCDGKRLKPEVLAVLVNGHSIADVTDISLTDAHDFMAELTLTDREAHIAAQVLREIRLRLDFLIQVGLNYLNLARAAGSLSGGEAQRIRLATQIGSGLTGVLYVLDEPSIGLHQRDNRRLIETLIKLKNLGNTLIVVEHDEDTIRTADWVVDIGPGAGVNGGKVVHSGSYEGLLANRESLTGDYLSGRKSIAIPEFRRPIDPARVITVVDAEANNLKKVTVDFPLGTFIAVTGVSGSGKSSLVNDILYRVLANKLNGARKIPGRHKRVTGLENLDKVVHVDQNPIGRTPRSNPATYTGVFDRIRTLFSETLEAKARGYLPGRFSFNVKGGRCEACSGDGTIKIEMNFLPDVYVACEVCGGARYNRDTLSVHYKGKNIAEVLDMPIAEAAVFFEPIQAIHRFLNTLVEVGLGYVRLGQSATTLSGGEAQRVKLATELQKRSNGRSVYVLDEPTTGLHFEDVRKLLLVLNGLVDKGNTVVVIEHNLDVIKSADWLIDLGPEGGSGGGKILATGTPEQLAKVKKSHTGFFLKEILDAEEGTRRKAS from the coding sequence GTGTCGATTACTGAGGTGGATTCTGTCGGAAAACTGAGTGTTCGTGGCGCGCGCGTGCACAATCTGCGCAATGTCGACCTCGACATTCCGCGTGATTCACTCGTCGTCTTCACGGGGCTCTCTGGGTCAGGAAAGTCGTCGCTCGCGTTCGACACGATCTTCGCCGAAGGGCAGCGTCGTTACGTCGAATCACTGAGCGCCTATGCCCGCCAGTTCCTCGGGCAGGTCGACCGCCCCGACGTCGACTTCATCGAAGGCCTGAGCCCTGCGGTGAGCATCGACCAGAAGTCGACCAACCGAAACCCGCGCTCGACAGTCGGCACCATCACTGAGATCTACGACTACATGCGCCTGCTCTGGGCGCGCATCGGCATACCTCACTGCCCTGTCTGCGGCGAGAAGATCTCAGCGCAGACGGTGCAGCAGATCGCCGACCAGCTCATGGAGATGGAGGCGGGAATCCGCTACCAGGTGGTCAGCCCGGTCATCACGCAGAAGAAGGGCGAATTCGTCGACCTCTTCAAAGAGCTGGCGGCTGGCGGGTACTCGCGTGCAGTTGTCGACGGCGAGATCGTCCAGCTCAATGATCCACCCAAGCTCAAGAAGCAGATCAAGCACGACATCTCGGTGGTCGTCGACCGCCTCGTAGCCGGCCCCGACATCCTCAGCCGCCTGACGGACTCGCTCGAGACGGCCCTCCGCCTCACCGACGGCATCGTTCAGGTCAACTACGTCGACGCCGACGGACCCGACGCGTGGCAGACGTTCAGCGAGAAGCTGAGCTGCCCCAACCAGCACCCTCTGCAGCTCACCGAGATCGAACCTCGCACGTTCTCCTTCAATGCGCCGTTCGGCGCGTGCCCCGAGTGCTCCGGCCTCGGCACGCGCATGTCGGTCGACGCCGACCTGCTGCTGGGCGACCCTGAGCTCAGCATCAAGGAGGGCGTGATCATCCCCTGGACCACGCAGGGCAAGGGGCTCTACAACTACTACGAGAAGCTGCTCGACGGGCTCTCGCGCGACCTCAACTTCGACCTGAGCACACCGTGGAACGAATTGAGCAAGACCGTGCAGGAGGCCGTGCTCCGCGGCGACAACTTCGAAGTGCGGGTGAAGTGGAAGAACCGCTTCGGGCGCGAGATGAGTTACACCTCGGGTTTCGAGGGTGTGGTTCCCTACATCGAACGCCAGTACCTGCAGGCAGAAACCGACAACCAGCGTGCCCGCTGGTCAGAGTACCTGCGCGAAGTGGCGTGCCCGGTCTGTGACGGCAAGCGGTTGAAGCCCGAGGTGCTTGCGGTGCTGGTCAACGGCCACAGCATCGCCGACGTCACCGACATCAGCCTCACCGACGCGCATGACTTCATGGCGGAGCTCACTCTCACCGATCGCGAGGCGCACATCGCCGCCCAGGTTCTCCGTGAGATCCGTCTTCGACTCGACTTCCTCATCCAGGTCGGGCTCAACTACCTCAACCTCGCGCGGGCCGCAGGTTCACTGAGTGGTGGCGAAGCCCAGCGCATCCGGCTCGCCACGCAGATCGGCTCGGGCCTCACCGGCGTGCTCTACGTGCTCGACGAGCCGAGCATCGGCCTGCACCAGCGCGACAACCGCCGGCTGATCGAAACGCTCATCAAGCTGAAGAACCTCGGCAACACGCTCATCGTGGTCGAACACGATGAAGACACGATCCGCACCGCAGACTGGGTGGTCGACATCGGCCCCGGTGCCGGCGTCAACGGCGGCAAGGTCGTGCACTCGGGCTCCTACGAAGGCTTGCTCGCCAACCGGGAGAGCCTGACCGGCGACTATCTCTCCGGCCGCAAGTCGATCGCGATTCCCGAGTTCCGTCGCCCGATCGACCCTGCGCGAGTGATCACCGTGGTCGATGCCGAGGCGAACAACCTGAAGAAGGTGACCGTCGACTTCCCACTAGGCACTTTCATCGCTGTCACCGGCGTGAGCGGCTCCGGCAAATCGTCGCTGGTCAACGACATCCTCTACCGGGTGCTCGCCAACAAGCTGAACGGTGCGCGAAAGATCCCCGGCCGCCACAAGCGCGTTACCGGCCTCGAGAACCTCGACAAGGTGGTGCACGTCGACCAGAACCCGATCGGCCGCACGCCCCGGTCGAACCCCGCAACGTACACCGGCGTCTTCGACCGCATCCGCACGCTCTTCTCCGAGACTCTCGAGGCGAAGGCGCGCGGCTACCTGCCCGGGCGGTTCAGTTTCAACGTCAAGGGCGGTCGCTGCGAGGCCTGCTCCGGTGACGGCACGATCAAGATCGAGATGAACTTCCTGCCCGACGTCTATGTCGCCTGCGAGGTCTGCGGGGGAGCACGCTACAACCGCGACACTCTCTCGGTTCACTACAAGGGCAAGAATATCGCCGAGGTGCTCGACATGCCGATCGCCGAGGCAGCCGTGTTCTTCGAGCCGATCCAGGCGATCCACCGGTTCCTGAACACCCTTGTCGAAGTCGGCCTGGGCTACGTGCGGCTCGGCCAGAGTGCCACGACCCTCTCGGGTGGTGAAGCCCAGCGCGTCAAGCTCGCCACAGAACTCCAGAAACGCTCCAACGGGCGGAGCGTCTACGTACTCGACGAACCGACGACCGGGCTCCACTTCGAAGACGTGCGCAAGTTGCTGCTCGTTCTGAACGGCTTGGTCGACAAGGGCAACACTGTCGTCGTCATCGAACACAACCTCGACGTGATCAAGTCGGCCGACTGGCTCATCGACCTGGGGCCGGAGGGCGGCTCGGGCGGCGGCAAGATCCTCGCGACGGGCACGCCGGAGCAGCTCGCCAAGGTGAAGAAGAGCCACACAGGCTTCTTCCTCAAAGAGATCCTCGACGCTGAAGAGGGTACGAGACGCAAGGCGTCATGA
- the uvrB gene encoding excinuclease ABC subunit UvrB: MEPTRSVRPFEVISDYTPSGDQPAAVAELTARINAGETDVVLLGATGTGKSATTAWLIEAVQRPTLVLAHNKTLAAQLATEFRELMPNNAVEYFVSYYDYYQPEAYVPQTDTFIEKDSSINSEVERLRHSTTNSLLSRRDVVVVSTVSCIYGLGTPEQYMKAMMALQVGMKVDRDWLIRKFISMQYQRNDIDFSRGNFRVRGDTIEIIPMYEELAIRIEMFGDEIEALYTLHPLTGDIVRKMDSISVFPGSHYVADTNVMHRAIGTIQEELAERLTQLEREGKLLEAQRLRMRTTFDLEMMQQIGFTSGIENYSRHIDGRQPGEAPHCLLDYFPDDFLVVIDESHVTVPQIGAMYEGDSSRKRTLVEHGFRLPSALDNRPLRWNEFNDRVGQKVYLSATPGKYEMGIADGVVEQIIRPTGLIDPEIIVKPSKGQIDDLLEEIRIRVAKDERILVTTLTKKMAEELTDFMAEHGVRVRYLHSDVDTLRRVELLSELRAGVYDVLVGINLLREGLDLPEVSLVAILDADKEGFLRSSTSLIQTIGRAARNVSGEVHMYADVMTASMTRAIEETNRRREKQVAYNLERGVDPQPLRKKINDITEMLAREGADTAALLAGRNSKKKSPTPNLRREGIAAAGANELESLIADLNDQMMTAAGELKFELAARLRDELGDLKHELRQMEKAGHI; the protein is encoded by the coding sequence ATGGAACCCACTCGCTCTGTCCGCCCTTTCGAGGTCATCAGTGACTACACGCCGAGCGGTGACCAGCCGGCGGCGGTCGCCGAACTGACGGCCCGCATCAACGCGGGTGAGACCGACGTGGTGCTGCTGGGCGCCACCGGCACCGGCAAGTCGGCGACAACAGCGTGGCTCATCGAAGCCGTGCAGCGGCCGACGCTCGTGCTGGCGCACAACAAGACGCTTGCGGCGCAGCTCGCGACCGAGTTCCGCGAACTCATGCCGAACAACGCCGTCGAATACTTCGTGTCGTACTACGACTACTACCAGCCTGAGGCCTACGTGCCCCAGACCGACACCTTCATCGAGAAAGACAGCTCGATCAACTCCGAGGTCGAGCGGTTGCGGCACTCCACGACCAACTCGCTCCTCAGCCGGCGAGACGTGGTGGTGGTGTCGACCGTGTCGTGCATCTACGGTCTCGGCACTCCGGAGCAGTACATGAAGGCCATGATGGCCCTGCAGGTCGGCATGAAGGTCGACCGCGACTGGCTCATCCGCAAGTTCATCTCCATGCAGTACCAGCGCAACGACATCGACTTCTCGCGGGGCAACTTCCGGGTGCGCGGCGACACGATCGAGATCATCCCCATGTACGAGGAGCTCGCGATTCGTATCGAGATGTTCGGCGACGAGATCGAGGCGCTCTACACGCTGCACCCCCTCACCGGTGACATCGTGCGCAAGATGGATTCGATCTCCGTCTTTCCCGGATCGCACTACGTCGCAGACACCAACGTGATGCATCGCGCCATCGGCACCATCCAGGAGGAGCTGGCCGAGCGGCTCACCCAGCTCGAACGCGAGGGCAAGCTCCTCGAAGCCCAGCGGCTCCGCATGCGCACCACGTTCGACCTCGAGATGATGCAGCAGATCGGATTCACCTCCGGCATCGAGAACTACTCGCGGCACATCGACGGCAGGCAGCCGGGCGAGGCACCACACTGCCTGCTCGACTACTTTCCCGACGATTTCCTCGTCGTCATCGACGAATCGCACGTCACCGTTCCCCAGATCGGGGCCATGTACGAAGGTGATTCGTCGCGCAAGCGAACGCTCGTCGAGCACGGCTTCCGGTTGCCGAGCGCACTCGACAACCGTCCATTGCGCTGGAACGAGTTCAACGACCGCGTAGGCCAGAAGGTGTACCTCTCTGCGACACCGGGTAAGTACGAGATGGGTATCGCCGACGGGGTGGTCGAGCAGATCATCCGGCCGACCGGGCTCATCGACCCCGAGATCATCGTCAAACCGTCGAAGGGGCAGATCGACGACCTGCTTGAAGAGATCCGCATTCGGGTAGCGAAAGACGAGCGAATTCTCGTCACCACCCTCACCAAGAAGATGGCCGAAGAACTGACCGACTTCATGGCAGAGCACGGGGTTCGCGTGCGGTACCTGCACTCCGATGTCGACACGCTGCGTCGAGTCGAACTGCTCAGCGAGCTGCGGGCGGGCGTGTACGACGTGCTGGTGGGCATCAACCTTCTGCGTGAGGGCCTCGACCTGCCGGAGGTGTCGCTGGTGGCGATTCTCGACGCCGACAAAGAGGGTTTCCTGCGGTCGTCGACCTCGCTCATCCAGACCATCGGGCGAGCGGCGCGAAATGTCTCCGGCGAGGTGCACATGTATGCCGACGTCATGACGGCGTCGATGACCCGGGCAATCGAAGAGACGAACCGCCGGCGCGAGAAGCAGGTTGCCTACAACCTCGAGCGCGGGGTCGACCCGCAGCCGCTCCGCAAGAAGATCAACGACATCACGGAGATGCTCGCGCGCGAGGGGGCAGACACGGCAGCACTCCTCGCTGGGCGCAACAGTAAGAAGAAGAGCCCCACGCCGAATCTCCGTCGCGAAGGCATAGCGGCGGCTGGGGCGAACGAACTCGAGAGCCTCATCGCCGACCTCAACGACCAGATGATGACGGCGGCCGGCGAACTCAAGTTCGAGCTGGCTGCGCGTCTGCGTGACGAGCTCGGCGACCTGAAGCACGAACTCCGGCAGATGGAGAAGGCCGGCCACATCTAG
- a CDS encoding ATP-dependent 6-phosphofructokinase, producing the protein MRIGILTSGGDCPGLNAVIRGIVLKGTEINNQEFVGFKGGWRGVVNTDLIELGRANVRGISKEGGTILGTSRTNPFEGDGGPDRILENMQREGIDAIIAIGGEGTLAAAKRLTDAGLKITGVPKTIDNDLDATDYTFGFDTAVQIATDAMDRLRTTGDAHSRCMVAEVMGRHVGWIALHSGMAAGAHAILIPEQKTTMEQVADWVESANARGRAPLVVVAEGFVAGHADDAHSERGLDAFGRPRLGGIGEHLAPLIEEMTGIETRATTLGHIQRGGVPSAYDRVLATRLGMAASDSVLEERWGQMVALRGTDIVHVGFEEALGKLKTVPQSRYDEAALLFG; encoded by the coding sequence ATGAGAATTGGAATTCTGACCAGTGGCGGAGACTGCCCCGGCCTGAACGCGGTCATCCGCGGAATCGTGCTCAAGGGCACCGAGATCAACAACCAGGAGTTCGTCGGTTTCAAAGGGGGCTGGCGCGGGGTCGTCAACACCGACCTGATCGAACTCGGCCGGGCGAACGTTCGCGGCATCTCCAAAGAGGGTGGCACGATCCTCGGCACTTCACGCACCAACCCGTTCGAAGGCGACGGCGGCCCCGACCGCATTCTCGAGAACATGCAGCGCGAGGGTATCGACGCCATCATCGCCATCGGCGGCGAGGGCACCCTGGCTGCCGCCAAACGGCTGACGGATGCTGGGCTCAAGATCACCGGAGTGCCGAAGACCATCGACAACGACCTCGACGCCACCGACTACACCTTCGGTTTCGACACGGCCGTTCAGATCGCCACCGACGCGATGGACAGGCTCCGCACAACCGGCGACGCCCACAGCCGCTGCATGGTGGCCGAGGTCATGGGCCGACACGTCGGCTGGATCGCCCTGCACTCCGGCATGGCCGCGGGCGCGCACGCGATTCTGATTCCCGAGCAGAAGACCACGATGGAACAGGTCGCCGACTGGGTCGAGAGCGCCAACGCGCGTGGCCGCGCCCCGCTCGTTGTGGTTGCTGAAGGCTTTGTTGCCGGGCATGCCGACGATGCACACTCCGAACGCGGACTCGATGCCTTCGGCCGCCCCCGCCTCGGCGGCATCGGCGAACATCTCGCCCCCCTGATCGAGGAGATGACGGGAATCGAGACTCGTGCGACGACCCTGGGGCACATTCAGCGGGGTGGTGTTCCGAGCGCCTACGACCGCGTTCTGGCAACCCGCCTCGGCATGGCGGCGAGTGACTCGGTGCTCGAGGAGCGCTGGGGCCAGATGGTTGCGCTGCGCGGCACCGACATCGTGCACGTCGGCTTCGAGGAGGCCCTCGGCAAGCTCAAGACCGTGCCCCAGTCCCGGTACGACGAGGCCGCTCTACTCTTCGGCTGA
- the coaE gene encoding dephospho-CoA kinase: protein MYLIGLTGGIASGKSTVATRLAEHGAVHIDADQLAREAVEPGTDALQQISDTFGSQLILPDGTLDRPALGALVFGHPDELAKLNAIVHPAVLQLTRSHIAEAEQHDPNAIVVYDVPLLAESNLPHRFNLIVVVNASDETRIDRLIANRGMSRSEAHKRIASQASEAERLALADIVIDSDGTLAETLGQADALWSRLVTLSGSRGPAGG, encoded by the coding sequence GTGTATCTCATTGGCCTCACCGGGGGCATCGCCTCCGGCAAATCGACCGTCGCAACCCGCCTTGCCGAGCACGGAGCGGTGCACATCGACGCCGACCAGCTGGCCCGCGAAGCCGTCGAACCCGGTACGGATGCCCTGCAGCAGATCAGCGACACGTTCGGTTCCCAGCTGATCCTCCCCGACGGTACGCTCGACCGACCGGCTCTCGGCGCGCTGGTGTTCGGCCACCCCGACGAGCTCGCGAAACTGAATGCCATCGTGCATCCTGCCGTTCTCCAGCTGACCCGCTCACACATCGCGGAGGCCGAACAGCACGACCCGAATGCGATCGTCGTCTACGACGTGCCTTTGCTCGCCGAGTCGAACCTCCCGCACCGGTTCAACCTGATCGTCGTGGTGAATGCCTCCGACGAGACGAGGATCGACCGTCTCATCGCCAACCGGGGGATGAGCCGCTCAGAGGCCCACAAACGCATCGCATCCCAGGCCTCCGAAGCCGAACGGCTCGCCCTCGCCGACATCGTGATCGACTCCGACGGCACTCTCGCAGAGACCCTCGGGCAGGCGGATGCCCTGTGGAGCCGTCTCGTCACCCTCTCCGGGTCGCGAGGCCCCGCCGGCGGTTGA
- the rpsA gene encoding 30S ribosomal protein S1, which yields MTIVTTDRAPKQVAVNDIGSAEDFLAAVEKTLKFFNDGDLIEGTVVKIDRDEVLLDVGYKTEGVIPSRELSIKHDVDPTDVVQVGDLVEALVLQKEDKEGRLILSKKRAQYERAWGDVEKIKDADGVVTGSVIEVVKGGLIVDIGLRGFLPASLIELRRVRDLTPYLGQEIEAKILELDKNRNNVVLSRRALLEQTQSESRTTFLNNLQKGQVRKGVVSSIVNFGAFVDLGGVDGLVHVSELSWKHIEHASEVVEVGQEVTVEILEVDLERERVSLSLKATQEDPWQVFARTHAIGQVAPGKVTKLVPFGAFVRVAEGIEGLVHISELSGKHVELAEQVVSVGDDVFVKVIDIDLERRRISLSLKQANEGVDPEGTEFDPALYGMLTEYDDQGNYKYPEGFDPETNEWREGFETQREKWEQDYAAAQARWEAHKKQVATSNEEIPEGASTASAGSSFSSESTGAGTLADDETLAALREKLSSNN from the coding sequence ATGACAATCGTAACGACCGACAGGGCACCCAAGCAGGTCGCCGTCAACGACATCGGGTCTGCCGAAGACTTTCTTGCCGCGGTCGAGAAGACACTGAAATTCTTCAACGACGGAGACCTCATCGAAGGCACCGTTGTAAAGATTGACCGCGACGAGGTTCTCCTCGATGTCGGTTACAAGACCGAGGGTGTAATCCCCTCCCGCGAACTCTCCATCAAGCACGACGTCGATCCTACTGACGTCGTCCAGGTCGGCGACCTGGTTGAGGCCCTCGTTCTTCAGAAAGAAGACAAAGAAGGCCGCCTCATCCTGTCGAAGAAGCGCGCTCAGTACGAGCGTGCCTGGGGCGACGTCGAGAAGATCAAAGATGCCGACGGTGTTGTCACCGGTTCGGTCATCGAGGTCGTCAAGGGTGGGCTCATCGTCGACATCGGCCTCCGCGGCTTCCTGCCGGCCTCGCTCATCGAGCTCCGCCGCGTTCGTGACCTCACGCCCTACCTCGGCCAGGAGATCGAAGCGAAGATCCTCGAGCTCGACAAGAACCGCAACAACGTCGTTCTGTCGCGCCGCGCCCTGCTCGAGCAGACGCAGAGCGAGAGCCGCACCACGTTCCTGAACAACCTCCAAAAGGGCCAGGTCCGCAAGGGTGTCGTCTCGTCGATCGTCAACTTCGGTGCGTTCGTCGACCTCGGCGGCGTCGACGGTCTCGTCCACGTCTCCGAGCTCAGCTGGAAGCACATCGAGCACGCTTCAGAGGTCGTCGAGGTTGGCCAGGAGGTCACCGTCGAGATCCTCGAAGTCGACCTCGAGCGCGAACGTGTCTCCCTGTCGCTCAAGGCGACGCAGGAAGACCCGTGGCAGGTCTTCGCCCGCACCCACGCCATCGGCCAGGTTGCACCGGGTAAGGTCACCAAGCTCGTTCCCTTCGGCGCGTTCGTTCGCGTTGCAGAGGGCATCGAGGGCCTCGTGCACATCTCCGAGCTGTCGGGCAAGCACGTCGAGCTCGCCGAGCAGGTTGTCTCGGTCGGCGACGACGTCTTCGTCAAGGTCATCGACATCGACCTCGAGCGTCGCCGCATCTCGCTGAGCCTCAAGCAGGCCAACGAGGGTGTCGACCCCGAGGGCACCGAGTTCGACCCGGCACTCTACGGAATGCTCACCGAGTACGACGACCAGGGCAACTACAAGTACCCCGAAGGCTTCGACCCGGAGACCAACGAGTGGCGCGAAGGCTTCGAGACCCAGCGCGAGAAGTGGGAGCAGGACTACGCTGCAGCCCAGGCTCGCTGGGAAGCCCACAAGAAGCAGGTTGCAACCTCGAACGAAGAGATCCCCGAGGGCGCGTCAACCGCTTCCGCTGGCTCCTCGTTCTCGAGCGAGTCGACCGGCGCGGGTACCCTCGCCGACGACGAGACCCTCGCGGCACTCCGCGAGAAGCTCAGCTCGAACAACTAG